ACACGCCTGGCTGATGGCTCCGAGGTCTTCATGAGTGCGGCGCAGGCCGGGGATTGGATGGCTAACCTGGAATGGCGCTGGGTGGTGCGGTCGCAGGCGGGTGACGTACTGGCTGCCGATGACTGGCGGGACGGCGAGACGCTGGGCACCACCACCTTCGACCTGCCCCCGAACCGGCCACACCGCTATACCTGGCGCTGGACTGCTCCCCAGGATGCCCGTGTGACGGTGGCCCTGGAATTCCGTAACAAGTGGGCGCTGGCCATGACCAAGGTCTGGGTGCACCAGCTGACCTGCATCGAGCAGTAACAGCGCGGGCGCAACAACCTTTCTCTATCCTCATATAATGGAATCAGGCGGCTCAGGCAGGCTTGCGCCCGCCAGCCGCCTGTCTGTGATCGCCCGATCACAACCTCAGGCGAGGAGAGGAGAAGGAGGAGAAGGGCTATGGCTACCCGTTCGGATAGCTCACAGGCCCGGGAGGAGATCCGCGTTGGGGGTGCGGAAGCTGCGGTGCGCCGCGCCTTCGATATTGTGATGACCGAGGAAGAGCGCGACTTTGCCGTACGGCTGTGGGATGGTAGCGTCTTACCGCCGGGGCCGGGGCAGCCGGCGCGCTTCACGATCGTGCTGACCCATCCCGGCGCGCTGCGGCGGATGTTCATGCCACCGGGGGAGTTGACGCTGGCGGAAGCCTATCTGCGCGGAGACTACGAGCTGGAGGGCGATGTCATCGCCGCGCTGGGGCTGGCCGTGCGGGTGCAGGGCTTCGCCGCCCGTGACTGGCTAGCGCTGGCCCGCCTGGCCCTTAGCCTGCCAGCTACGATGCCGCCGCAGGAATACACTGAGGGACGGCAGGCGGCTCGTCTGCGCGGCATACGCCATTCCCGCAGCCGTGACCGAGCCGCCGTGACCTACCATTACGATGTCGGCAATGAGTTCTATGCTCTCTTTCTGGGGCAGACGATGGCTTATTCCTGCGCCTACTTCAGGAGCGAGACCGACGATCTGGATGCGGCGCAGACAGCCAAATTTGAGCATATCTGCCGCAAGTTGCGCCTGCAGCCCGGTGAGCGCCTGCTGGACATCGGCTGTGGCTGGGGCGGGTTGGTGGTCTACGCCGCGCAGCACTATGGCGTCGATGCCACCGGGATTAACCTGAGCGAGCCACAGGTAGCCTACGCGCGGGAGTGGATCACGCGGGCGGGCGTGGCTGACCGGGCGCGCGTTGAGATCTGTGACTACCGCGACCTGGACCCGGCCCAACCCTACGACAAGATCGTCAGCGTGGGAATGTTCGAGCATGTCGGGCGTGCCCGACTGGATGACTACTTCCGCGCGGCATATAACGCCCTGCGACCGGGTGGGCTGTTCCTCAATCACGGCATTGCCGCCCAGTATGACGAGCCGGGCTGGCTGGCCCGTCGGCTCTTCCAGGCAGGGCAGTTCACCCAGCGCTACGTATTCCCCGATGGCGAACTGGTCCCCATCGGCGAGGCCATCCAGGTTGCTGAGAGGGCCGGCTTTGAGCCGCGCGACCTGGAAAGCCTGCGGGAACACTACGCGCTGACGTTGCGGCGCTGGGTACGTAACCTGGAGGCGCGCCGGGCGGAGGCGGTCGCCCTGACAGACGAGCGCACGTTCCGGGTGTGGCGGTTTTATATGGCCGCGGCGGCGGTCGGCTTTGAAGCTGGCAGCACCAACGTTTACCAGTTGTTGCTCTCCCGCAGCCGGCGTGGCCCGGCCCGCCTGCCGCTGACACGGGCCGATCTTTACGCCGGGTGACGGCGTATGCATGGCTTCAGGATACAAAAACGGGATGCTCTGCCGGGAGCATCCCGTTTTTTATCGGTAGCTTGAACCTGGTATCAACTCTTGAGCAGCAACTGGCGGATGACCAGCGCCAGGTGGACGCCCAGGCGGGTC
This is a stretch of genomic DNA from Anaerolineae bacterium. It encodes these proteins:
- a CDS encoding class I SAM-dependent methyltransferase gives rise to the protein MMTEEERDFAVRLWDGSVLPPGPGQPARFTIVLTHPGALRRMFMPPGELTLAEAYLRGDYELEGDVIAALGLAVRVQGFAARDWLALARLALSLPATMPPQEYTEGRQAARLRGIRHSRSRDRAAVTYHYDVGNEFYALFLGQTMAYSCAYFRSETDDLDAAQTAKFEHICRKLRLQPGERLLDIGCGWGGLVVYAAQHYGVDATGINLSEPQVAYAREWITRAGVADRARVEICDYRDLDPAQPYDKIVSVGMFEHVGRARLDDYFRAAYNALRPGGLFLNHGIAAQYDEPGWLARRLFQAGQFTQRYVFPDGELVPIGEAIQVAERAGFEPRDLESLREHYALTLRRWVRNLEARRAEAVALTDERTFRVWRFYMAAAAVGFEAGSTNVYQLLLSRSRRGPARLPLTRADLYAG